In Shewanella sp. MR-4, the genomic stretch CTAATGCGCTTAAAGCAACTCGCGGATCGCTTTAACTTGAGCTCCCTCTCTCTGGTCGCGGTACAAGGTGCCGATAGCTACTGGCGTAAAATGGGCTTTAAACCTAAAGCCATTGAGAAATGCCTTGGCAGCTATACCGACGATGCAATGTATATGATTTATAAGCTTAATCATCGAGAAGAATGATGAACCCCACCCTAACGACTATTGGTTTACTCTGTCTTAGCAATATTTTTATGACCTTTGCATGGTATGGGCATTTAAAATCCTTAGGCTCAAAGCCTTGGATTATTGCCGCCTTAGTCAGTTGGGGCATCGCCTTATTTGAATACCTACTGCAAGTGCCCGCTAACCGCATCGGCTACACAGTGATGAATGTCGGCCAATTAAAAATCCTGCAGGAAGTCATCACCTTAAGCTTGTTTGTGCCCTTCGCCTATTTCTACATGAAGGAACCGCTCAAACTCGACTATCTCTGGGCGGGCCTGTGTATCCTCGGGGCGGTGTATTTTATTTTTAGAAGCGAATTTAACTAATTCCAGACTTATTTCAGGACTTTTTCAGGAGAAAACCATGGCGCGTCAAGTGACTTACACCTTCAAAGGTGAGACGAAAACCATCGCCTTTAGTTATGATAAACACCGCGATTTATACGAAGCCGTGGCCGAAGCCGAAGGCATAGACTTAACCAGGTTTCTCGCGATGGAACAACAAATTGCCATGACCTCACGCAAAGGCGCCAAGGCTGAAAAAGACTATCGCAAGGTCGAATTTGCGCGCTTTGGGTTTAGCAATATCCACTTTGTACGCGATGAAGAACCCGAGGCCTAAGCCTTATCGTCATTTATCCATTTAGAATTAGGATTGCAGATGTTAAATGCTGAACATGCTAACTTTCCCCGTGCAGGATTCTTCCGTCGCTTAGGGGCAATGATCTATGATCTGCTGCTCGCAGTAGCCGTGTATATGTTTGCTGGCGCCATCGGCTTTGGTATTTTCTTCGGACTCACATCCTCCGGCCTGATTAGCATGAATGGCTTTGAACATGTGTCCGACGCTCTCAATGGCACACCGATTTACCATGGGATTTATCAACTCTGGTTAGTGCTCTGCGTTGGTACTTTTTATGCGCTTTTTTGGAGTAAGGGCGGTCAAACCCTCGGGATGCGCGCTTGGCGCCTTAAGATCCAACATCCTAATGGCCAAAACCTAAGCCTTATCACCGCCTATGCACGCATCGTCTGGTCATTACTCGGCATTGGTAATCTGTGGGTGCTGATCAACGACGATAAACTCGCACTACAGGATATGATGACCCGCTCTGAAGTGGTTGTGTTATCCAAGGAAGCCAACCAAATGCGCAATTGGCATGGTGCATAAGTAGTCAAAAGTTTAATTTAAAAAAGATAGAACTAAATAAGGATATACTTTGATAAATACAATGGATAAAAAATTTAGCTCTCATCTACTAATTATTCTGGCAACGTTCTTTATAGCTATAGCGTTAATTAGTTTAGGTTGGATTTTTGGAAAATATATTAACTCATCTATCCTAATCGAAAAGTTATTAGGCTGGTTTGAGCAGATTGCAACCATTGTAGGTGGATGCGCTACTGTACTTGCTGCATTTATAGCCGTAAAAGCTTTGAGTACATGGAGAACACAATTCGAACATTCTGAACGATATAAAGCTATAGTGGATTTAGAAAAGTCTTATAGACAATACATAGATAGTTTTGAGATTTATCTTGATGCCCATATCAATTCTTGTAGATTGAAAGAGGGAGTTATACTTTCTCCTAAAAATAGAGATATTGCTTTAAAAGTCGACGATTACAGAGCCTCATGGGAACAAACAAATGACCAACTTCAGAAATCATATCAATGGGCTAGAACATTTTTAATTGCAGAAGATATTGAAAATTTAGAAGGGTATAGATATCAAAAGAATGAGCGCGAAGGAACTTCCTATTTTGAGAATACAACCATTCTGATGCAAGAAATAATACAATTACCATCGAAACAACATTGTGAAAACTTTAAAATTTATTCATCTGAACTAATGAAAGAATTACTCGTATTAAGAAAAAAATGAACAAATAAAACGTAATAAAAAACGACGCCTTATGGCGTCGTTTTTTATTATCCGCGTTTGATCACCGCCGGATAAAGTAGAAGGCAATGCCAGTAAACAGCAGACTCGGCGCGATAGCCCCCACGTAGGCCGGCAACTCATATACCATACTCATGGGGCCAAAGATCTCGTTACTGATATAGAAGCTAAACCCTGCCACCACACCGAGCAACACCCGCGCCCCCATAGTGACTGTCCGCAGCGGCCCAAACACAAAGGATAAGGCCACCAGCATCATCACCCCGACCGTCACAGGCTGCATCACCTTGCGCCACAGGGCTAATTCGTAACGGCTTGGGTCTTGGCTGTTATTTTTAAGGTAATCTAAATAACCCATTAAGCCGCGAATCGATAAGGCCTCGGGCTTGACCGATACTACGCTAAGCTTGTCGGGCGTGAGACTTGAGCGCCAAATGTCTTCATCTAAGTGTTCGAGCTTCACTTCTTCGTAGCTTAGGTCGGTACGCTTTACATCCATAAGATGCCAGCTGTCCTTACTGAACAAGGCACTCTTGGCATGCACAACGTTCGTAAGCTTTAACTCACTGTTAAACTTATACAAAGTAATATTATTTAGCTTATCAATATCGGCGACTTCGCCAATATTCACGAACAAATCACCATCCTTTGCCCAAATGCCTCGGTGGGATTTAATCAAACTGCCGCCGGAGAGTTTAATGGCTTGGAGTTCATTGGCCTTTTGCTCGGCCACTGGTGCGCCCCACTCTCCCAAGGCCATCACCATCAACATCAATGGCACTGCGGTTTTCATCGCCGATAACGTGATTTGCAACCGCGACATGCCCGAGGCTTGCATCACCACCAGCTCAGAGTTCGAGGCCAGCATCCCCATGCCGATCAGCGCGCCTAACAGCACCGCCATCGGGAAAAACATTTCAATATCGCGAGGCACGAGGAATAACACATAAATGCCCGCATCCATCATGGAGTAGGAACCACGACCGACTAAGCGCAGCTGGTCAACCCACTTGATGATGCCCGACAGGCCCGTCAGCACCAGCAAACACAGCGCCGAAGTGCTTAATAAAACTCTGGCGATATAAAGGTCTAAAATCTTCATGCGGCCACCTTTTTACGCGCCATTGCCGTCGATAAACGAGCAAATAAGGGTCTGTCTTTTCCTAGGAGTAAAATCCCCATAATGAGTGCCGACAAATGGATCCACCACATGCCTAAATACTGTGGAATAACACCATCCTGCAACGCTTTACGTCCCGCGACCATCAGGCCAAAGTAGCCAAGATATAACAGTACCGCGGGGAGCATTTTGGCAAACTTACCCTGGCGCACATTGACTCGCGCCAGCGGCACGGC encodes the following:
- a CDS encoding RDD family protein translates to MLNAEHANFPRAGFFRRLGAMIYDLLLAVAVYMFAGAIGFGIFFGLTSSGLISMNGFEHVSDALNGTPIYHGIYQLWLVLCVGTFYALFWSKGGQTLGMRAWRLKIQHPNGQNLSLITAYARIVWSLLGIGNLWVLINDDKLALQDMMTRSEVVVLSKEANQMRNWHGA
- a CDS encoding DMT family protein — its product is MNPTLTTIGLLCLSNIFMTFAWYGHLKSLGSKPWIIAALVSWGIALFEYLLQVPANRIGYTVMNVGQLKILQEVITLSLFVPFAYFYMKEPLKLDYLWAGLCILGAVYFIFRSEFN
- the lptG gene encoding LPS export ABC transporter permease LptG, which produces MKILDLYIARVLLSTSALCLLVLTGLSGIIKWVDQLRLVGRGSYSMMDAGIYVLFLVPRDIEMFFPMAVLLGALIGMGMLASNSELVVMQASGMSRLQITLSAMKTAVPLMLMVMALGEWGAPVAEQKANELQAIKLSGGSLIKSHRGIWAKDGDLFVNIGEVADIDKLNNITLYKFNSELKLTNVVHAKSALFSKDSWHLMDVKRTDLSYEEVKLEHLDEDIWRSSLTPDKLSVVSVKPEALSIRGLMGYLDYLKNNSQDPSRYELALWRKVMQPVTVGVMMLVALSFVFGPLRTVTMGARVLLGVVAGFSFYISNEIFGPMSMVYELPAYVGAIAPSLLFTGIAFYFIRR
- a CDS encoding DUF2960 domain-containing protein, encoding MARQVTYTFKGETKTIAFSYDKHRDLYEAVAEAEGIDLTRFLAMEQQIAMTSRKGAKAEKDYRKVEFARFGFSNIHFVRDEEPEA